AACCGATCCGCTATCTCCTGCTGACTGTATCCCTGCTTTTTTCGGAGCGCCACCAGACGCTCGGCAAGAGAGCAGGTATTTTCTCTATTCTCAGTTTTTCCCATACTGCTTTCTTTCCCTTCAGAAAAATATCTTTACCCCAGAATACCAGACCCCCTGCCAAATTGCCAGCAAATCACTTTAGAACCTGCGCAAAAAAATTTGCGCAAATAAATAAAGACGGAAGTCCTAAACTCCGTCCCTATTTGGTATTCCATAGGTGCAGGGCAGCTGAAGTGTACATTTCCCACATACATCTGCCCCCAGCCGCTTCTCAAAGTCCGCCAGGTGCCTCTGGCAGGCGATCCGGTCAAATCCGCTCTCCAGGGTCAGTGCATGGATGGGGCATCTCCTCACACACAGGCCGCAGGAACCGTTCCGCTTATAGAGGCACCGCTCTTTTCGAACCGGCCCGTCCGTATCCGCCGGATAATCGGTGATCAGGGAATAAAACCGGCCGCAGGTCCCCGCCTCTGTGATCAGCATATTGTTCATCCCGAAAGTCCCAAGGCCTGCAGCATACGCAATGTGTCGCTGGGACCAGTTGCTGTAGATATGCTCCTCGTCGATCATCCCCACCGGATCCGGCGATACCGCCCGGTAGCCCCAGGAGGCAAAAAGCTCTGCCAGAGACCGGTTCAGCTCTACAAACATCTGATTGGTCTCCTGATAGGCCCTCACCCAGACGGCAGAAGGCTCTGTCCCTTCCTCGTTGCTGCGGGCGATCTCCTCTGTAAAGGGAAAGAAATAACACAGGATAGTCTTACAATCCGGGAGAAATTCCTCCGGCAGATAGTGGGTAGGGGAGATCAGCTCCTTCAAACTTCGTATATAGGGGCTGTTCGCATCCGCGAATCCCATCAGCGGCAGTTTCCATCTCGCAGTCAGTTCTCTTCCCTTCTGATACTCCCGGACAAATGCATTGATATGTTCCAGGATCTCTTCTTTTCCCCGCATTGCCGTTCTCCTCTCCATCTACTGATCCAGAAGTCCGCGCAGGAGCTCTGCCGCTTCCCGCACCTTATCCGCCATGCTAAGATCCGCGGCTCCCACAACCAGGTTATCGCACTGATTCACCGGAAGCAGGATCCTTCTGGCCGGGCTCTGGCCTACCGCCGCAGCCATGGCCGGGGTGATCTCCCCCAGCATGGAATCCGCGATCACGATCCCGATGGGCCCGATGATCACGTCCGCTCGTCGGCACGCCACCAGCACCGCGTTTTCCCCGGTGGCCGCCTGATCCGCTCCCGCCCGGAGCATGGCGCCCGTGGCGGTACTGTTAGTTCCCACCGCCAGCACCTCCGCCTCCGGACACTTCTCTTTTACTGCTGTTACCAGCTGCCGGCCCAGGCCGCCGCCCTGGCCGTCTATGATCAAAACTTTCATACCCGCTTCCTTTCTGGATAACACCTTCCAAAATATCGCTTCGTTGGAAAAGTGTTAGAAAAATGGTTAGAAAAAACCAGTTTTTTCCGTTTTAGACGTGTTTTTCAAAAAAATAAAGAAAGCCGCAAACCCTTGATTTTACTGGGTTTACAGCCTCCAAAACCAAAATCGGAGTGACAGGATTTGAACCTGCGACCTCTACGTCCCGAACGTAGCGCTCTACCAAGCTGAGCCACACTCCGATAAGTTGACCGGACACTTATATATTCAAGCATCCGGCGCCCCTGCCAAGGAACTACGGATAGAGGACTCGAACCTCTACTAACAGAGTCAGAGTCTGCTGTGCTGCCATTACACCAATCCGCATTACTGTCAGCGAACAAATACTATTATAACAAACTTTTAACAGAAATCAAGTGTTTTTTTCATTTTTTGAGAAATTCCTATTGCTTTTTAGCTGGAAATCTGGTTTCCTATTATTTAGAGGATACTCAAACAAATCAATTACTATAGAAAGGGATGTACTATGAAGCCAATCAAAGAAGGAAAAGTACGCGAGATCTACGACAACGGAGACAGCCTGATCATGGTGGCTACCGACCGCATTAGC
This window of the Massilistercora timonensis genome carries:
- a CDS encoding (Fe-S)-binding protein; the encoded protein is MRGKEEILEHINAFVREYQKGRELTARWKLPLMGFADANSPYIRSLKELISPTHYLPEEFLPDCKTILCYFFPFTEEIARSNEEGTEPSAVWVRAYQETNQMFVELNRSLAELFASWGYRAVSPDPVGMIDEEHIYSNWSQRHIAYAAGLGTFGMNNMLITEAGTCGRFYSLITDYPADTDGPVRKERCLYKRNGSCGLCVRRCPIHALTLESGFDRIACQRHLADFEKRLGADVCGKCTLQLPCTYGIPNRDGV
- a CDS encoding DUF3842 family protein — its product is MKVLIIDGQGGGLGRQLVTAVKEKCPEAEVLAVGTNSTATGAMLRAGADQAATGENAVLVACRRADVIIGPIGIVIADSMLGEITPAMAAAVGQSPARRILLPVNQCDNLVVGAADLSMADKVREAAELLRGLLDQ